Proteins encoded by one window of Paenibacillus sp. DCT19:
- a CDS encoding glycoside hydrolase family 30 beta sandwich domain-containing protein, producing the protein MLWVLGNYSKFIRPGAQRIGLTGLGEEADSGLLGSAYVHDEEQTVTVVLVNHGERDKCIQLNLHNLGVNGVVNTLECYVTNAGLDLVDMGRVKAGDEQSFLVTIPEQSVVTLTGVVELG; encoded by the coding sequence ATGTTGTGGGTGCTGGGCAACTACAGCAAGTTCATTCGCCCCGGCGCACAGCGAATCGGCCTGACGGGTCTTGGTGAAGAAGCAGACAGCGGATTGCTGGGCTCTGCCTATGTGCATGATGAAGAGCAGACGGTGACCGTGGTCTTGGTGAACCATGGAGAACGTGACAAATGTATTCAGCTTAACCTGCATAATCTCGGCGTGAACGGAGTCGTTAACACACTTGAATGTTACGTGACGAATGCCGGGCTGGATTTGGTTGATATGGGGCGTGTTAAGGCAGGCGATGAACAATCCTTTCTCGTAACGATTCCAGAGCAATCGGTAGTGACTTTGACTGGTGTAGTGGAGCTAGGCTAG
- a CDS encoding transporter substrate-binding domain-containing protein — protein sequence MKKWSLLTVTTALLVALTGCSTGEETSTATGADGAQAPTKIIVGTGTQFPNVAFIDDNNKLTGYDVELVREIDKRLDDYEFEFQTLEFTNLLLSLETNKIDMVAHQMEKNPEREEKYLFNKEAYSHWKNKIAVLKDDNSIQSIDDLKGKKVFTTATSAQAILLENYNKEHDNALEIVYSSGVANDFISQLKSKRVAASIAADFTLPLIDPNNDLKLVGAPLSESDTLFMFRKNDPEEQKLADRVDEVLKEIKADGTLKQLSEQWLGFDATESEIK from the coding sequence ATGAAAAAATGGTCACTTTTAACGGTTACTACTGCACTGCTTGTGGCATTGACAGGATGCAGCACTGGAGAGGAAACTTCAACAGCAACGGGAGCAGATGGAGCACAGGCGCCGACCAAAATTATTGTAGGGACAGGCACACAGTTTCCGAATGTAGCCTTTATTGACGATAATAACAAGCTGACAGGTTATGATGTAGAGCTGGTCAGAGAGATTGATAAACGTCTGGATGATTACGAGTTCGAGTTTCAGACCTTGGAGTTCACCAACTTACTGTTGAGCCTAGAAACGAACAAGATTGATATGGTTGCACATCAAATGGAGAAAAATCCGGAGCGTGAGGAGAAGTATCTGTTTAACAAAGAAGCATATTCACATTGGAAAAACAAAATTGCTGTTCTCAAAGACGACAACTCCATTCAATCGATTGACGATTTGAAGGGCAAAAAAGTATTTACGACAGCAACCAGTGCACAAGCGATCCTGCTGGAAAATTACAATAAAGAGCATGACAATGCACTTGAGATTGTTTATTCAAGCGGTGTAGCCAACGATTTCATCTCACAACTCAAGTCGAAACGGGTTGCAGCTTCGATTGCTGCGGACTTCACGCTTCCACTGATTGATCCTAACAACGATTTGAAGCTAGTCGGTGCGCCGCTTAGTGAATCCGACACGCTGTTTATGTTCCGCAAAAATGACCCTGAAGAGCAGAAGCTTGCTGACCGTGTTGACGAGGTGCTGAAGGAAATCAAGGCGGACGGTACATTGAAGCAACTGAGTGAGCAATGGCTTGGGTTTGACGCTACGGAATCGGAGATCAAATAA
- a CDS encoding amino acid ABC transporter permease translates to MGATFEFSYIIDYFIKLLPTISTTLLIVVSAMVLGLVISSIAALPQMYNIPVLNRLSKLYVSFFRGTPILIQLFLFYYGFPEILKLFGVNTDRVPALYFVILTYALNSGAFMVEMIRASVASVDRGQVEAAYAIGMSGPQAFFRIVLPQAIVTALPIFSNMVIGSLKDTSLAFSVGVMEMTGKSSTLATMSRHFIEAYISLALIYFVLSFVLERLFRVLERRVQKRGFAPI, encoded by the coding sequence ATGGGCGCAACATTTGAGTTCAGCTATATCATTGACTATTTTATTAAGCTTCTACCGACCATCAGCACTACGCTTCTGATTGTAGTTAGTGCGATGGTGCTGGGACTTGTTATTAGTTCTATCGCAGCACTGCCTCAAATGTATAATATCCCAGTGCTGAATCGGTTATCGAAACTGTATGTATCCTTTTTTCGTGGTACGCCGATCTTGATTCAGTTGTTTTTATTCTATTATGGATTTCCAGAAATATTGAAGTTGTTTGGTGTAAATACGGATCGTGTACCAGCCCTGTATTTTGTTATTTTGACCTACGCGCTGAACAGCGGAGCATTTATGGTGGAGATGATTCGTGCCTCCGTCGCTTCTGTGGATCGTGGTCAGGTTGAGGCTGCTTATGCAATTGGCATGTCGGGGCCACAAGCGTTTTTCCGCATTGTATTGCCACAGGCGATTGTCACGGCGTTGCCGATCTTCTCGAATATGGTCATTGGCAGCTTGAAGGATACTTCGCTTGCTTTTAGCGTGGGTGTTATGGAGATGACAGGCAAATCTTCTACGCTGGCAACGATGTCCCGGCATTTTATAGAAGCGTACATTTCACTGGCTCTCATTTATTTCGTCCTAAGCTTTGTGCTAGAGCGACTGTTCCGTGTACTTGAGCGGAGAGTGCAGAAAAGGGGGTTTGCTCCAATATGA
- a CDS encoding amino acid ABC transporter permease, with protein sequence MSFDLSFVWTAFVELLGVIPITLAITVVSVVFGFLIGTAVALVRQFRIPVLSQLAAAYVTFVRGTPMITHLLLIYFGVPMLLDSVSESLGLGFNSASIPLIGFAYLAFSITAGAYASEIVRSGLLSVDRGQIEAAYSLGMTATKALRRIVLPQAFAASLPNISNMLIGMLHGSTLAFAVSVVEINAKAQIVASTNWKFFEAYVAAALIFWGLTIGIERLSALAEKRFRAYSRGGVS encoded by the coding sequence ATGAGCTTTGATCTCTCTTTTGTGTGGACCGCCTTTGTGGAACTTCTCGGTGTAATCCCGATTACGCTGGCAATTACGGTTGTATCAGTTGTTTTCGGTTTCCTCATCGGTACGGCCGTTGCACTTGTTCGTCAATTTCGAATTCCTGTGCTGAGTCAACTGGCGGCTGCCTACGTTACATTTGTTCGCGGCACACCGATGATTACCCACCTCTTACTGATTTATTTTGGGGTGCCCATGTTGCTGGATAGTGTGTCGGAATCGCTCGGGCTTGGATTTAATTCGGCATCTATTCCGTTGATCGGCTTTGCTTATCTGGCATTTTCAATTACGGCTGGAGCTTATGCGTCCGAGATTGTCAGATCTGGTTTGCTTTCGGTGGATCGCGGGCAGATTGAGGCCGCTTATTCTCTTGGTATGACTGCGACGAAGGCCTTGCGCAGAATTGTGTTGCCGCAGGCTTTTGCAGCGAGTCTACCCAACATTTCGAACATGCTGATTGGTATGTTGCATGGTTCAACGTTGGCATTTGCCGTATCGGTGGTCGAGATTAATGCCAAGGCACAGATTGTTGCATCAACGAATTGGAAGTTTTTTGAGGCATATGTGGCAGCTGCTCTTATTTTCTGGGGTCTGACCATTGGTATTGAAAGACTGAGCGCGCTGGCAGAGAAGCGGTTCAGAGCGTACAGTCGGGGAGGCGTGTCATGA
- a CDS encoding amino acid ABC transporter ATP-binding protein yields MIELKQIHKSFGNNKVLTGIDLNVARGEVVAILGPSGSGKTTLLRCINYLEKPDSGHITLGDFTLDYKKHGKKDIHALRQKSAMVFQQYNLFRHKTALQNVMEGLVAVRKVPKDEARARSAALLEKVGLGNKLDSYPSELSGGQQQRVGIARALAMNPEVILFDEPTSALDPELVGEVLAVIRQIAKEGITMIIVTHEMGFAQEVANHVVFMDGGVIVEEGEPTQLFRYPKEERTKQFLKRITPDSAYSI; encoded by the coding sequence ATGATTGAACTTAAGCAAATACACAAAAGCTTCGGGAACAACAAGGTGCTGACCGGAATTGACCTAAATGTGGCACGTGGTGAGGTCGTTGCGATTTTGGGGCCAAGTGGCTCGGGCAAAACCACACTTCTGCGCTGCATTAACTATCTGGAAAAACCGGATTCCGGGCATATCACACTCGGAGATTTCACCTTGGATTATAAGAAGCATGGCAAAAAGGACATCCATGCCCTACGCCAAAAATCAGCAATGGTATTCCAGCAATACAATTTGTTCCGCCACAAAACGGCGCTGCAAAATGTGATGGAAGGTCTCGTTGCTGTCCGCAAAGTGCCAAAGGATGAAGCACGGGCGCGTAGCGCTGCCTTGTTGGAGAAGGTGGGTCTCGGAAATAAGCTTGACTCGTACCCTAGTGAGCTGTCAGGTGGACAACAGCAGCGCGTTGGCATTGCACGAGCCTTGGCGATGAATCCGGAAGTTATTTTGTTCGATGAGCCAACCTCTGCTCTGGACCCGGAACTTGTCGGTGAGGTGCTGGCTGTTATCCGTCAAATTGCGAAGGAAGGCATTACGATGATCATTGTTACCCATGAGATGGGTTTTGCTCAGGAAGTAGCGAATCACGTTGTATTTATGGATGGTGGAGTCATTGTTGAGGAAGGGGAACCAACGCAATTATTCCGATATCCCAAAGAGGAACGTACAAAACAGTTTCTTAAACGGATTACGCCTGATAGCGCGTATTCCATATAG
- a CDS encoding LLM class flavin-dependent oxidoreductase, producing MSFTLGILDQSIVFPGQTAAEALNNTVELVKLAESLGYDRFWVAEHHDSEGVAGSSPEVLVSYLLAQTRTIRIGSGGVMLQHYSPYKVAENFNVLATLAPGRVELGIGRAPGGLPRSTKALQKGIAEPETLEEKLVELQDFLHSSAGEHHAQPGLSAHPLPVNPAGIYMLGTSVSSAELAARQGLPYVFALFINSDPETARAALDTYRDLFNREQHGEPQATLALSVIAADTEEEAAELAGQHKSVRVTLASGKTVNVQTLEQAEEFARQAGESYTAVEREADITRGTKETVRERLLELSEEYGVDSFVFTTIVPDFNKRVRSFQLLKEAFTEELV from the coding sequence ATGTCATTTACATTGGGGATTTTGGATCAAAGCATTGTGTTTCCCGGCCAAACGGCTGCGGAAGCGCTGAATAATACAGTCGAACTTGTGAAGCTGGCAGAGTCGCTTGGCTATGATCGGTTTTGGGTAGCTGAACATCATGACTCGGAAGGTGTTGCCGGATCGTCGCCAGAAGTACTGGTATCTTATTTGCTCGCACAGACCCGTACGATCCGGATTGGCTCTGGAGGCGTAATGCTCCAGCACTACAGCCCATATAAAGTAGCGGAGAACTTTAATGTACTTGCAACGCTGGCACCTGGTCGAGTGGAACTGGGCATCGGGCGTGCACCCGGAGGTTTACCTCGTTCTACGAAGGCGCTGCAAAAAGGGATCGCCGAACCAGAAACGTTGGAAGAAAAATTGGTGGAACTTCAAGACTTCTTGCATTCCTCTGCGGGTGAACACCATGCACAGCCTGGGCTATCTGCTCACCCGTTGCCGGTAAACCCAGCAGGTATTTACATGCTGGGCACGAGTGTTTCCAGTGCTGAATTAGCGGCAAGGCAGGGGCTGCCTTATGTATTTGCACTGTTTATTAATAGTGATCCTGAGACAGCGCGAGCTGCGCTGGACACCTACCGCGATCTATTCAATCGTGAGCAGCATGGGGAGCCACAAGCCACTCTGGCCTTATCTGTTATTGCAGCAGATACGGAAGAAGAGGCAGCAGAACTGGCAGGACAGCACAAAAGCGTACGTGTGACATTGGCCAGTGGCAAAACCGTTAATGTGCAGACACTTGAGCAAGCGGAGGAATTCGCAAGACAAGCGGGAGAATCGTATACAGCGGTTGAGCGTGAAGCGGACATCACCCGTGGCACGAAGGAAACCGTACGGGAGCGGTTACTTGAACTGTCGGAGGAATACGGTGTAGATAGCTTTGTATTTACAACGATTGTCCCTGATTTTAATAAAAGGGTTCGTTCCTTCCAGTTGCTTAAAGAGGCGTTTACAGAAGAATTGGTGTGA
- a CDS encoding DinB family protein → MGNTVNTTESIISAYIQAYNVIEQEIAGLTEQQVRWKSSPTSWSVTEVLAHLVDHSIVVSFRIREILAGSQVKLPAFDQDAWVAGQKANEEHVSKLIAIAHGLVQYNSGLLERLDEQEWNKTGINFKGETVSLSAILPAFVAHVQHHVNQIQRIKQEAAGKQVL, encoded by the coding sequence ATGGGAAACACAGTAAACACAACGGAGTCAATCATTTCCGCTTATATACAGGCGTATAACGTGATTGAACAGGAAATTGCGGGACTAACCGAGCAGCAGGTGAGATGGAAGTCATCTCCAACTTCATGGAGTGTTACGGAGGTGCTGGCACATCTGGTGGATCATAGCATCGTTGTTTCCTTTCGAATCCGTGAAATATTAGCGGGATCACAGGTAAAGTTACCTGCGTTTGATCAGGATGCATGGGTTGCTGGACAAAAAGCGAATGAGGAACACGTATCCAAACTTATTGCGATTGCTCACGGTTTGGTTCAATACAATTCTGGACTTCTGGAGCGGCTTGACGAACAGGAATGGAACAAAACCGGTATTAATTTTAAAGGCGAGACGGTCTCTCTTTCCGCGATCCTTCCAGCATTTGTTGCTCATGTGCAGCACCATGTGAACCAGATTCAGAGAATTAAGCAGGAAGCAGCCGGAAAGCAGGTGCTGTGA
- a CDS encoding GNAT family N-acetyltransferase — MGNIEAEFNGRQHTTEGAKGREPFIREATPEDFHVLEAVLLDAYSQYEQELPDDVWIAYKASIVEAIEQSSTVAKLVAELDGEVVGSVFVYASSETAYGRPELGIHSPVIRLLGVTSKARGRGVATALIRASAQFARESGAHTLHLHTSDMMGEAIRLYERLGFERAYDKEFTTGQALVKSYCLQLANTPLLQ; from the coding sequence ATGGGAAATATAGAGGCAGAGTTCAATGGAAGGCAGCATACGACAGAGGGTGCAAAGGGTCGTGAACCTTTTATTAGAGAGGCCACTCCCGAAGACTTTCATGTATTGGAGGCAGTTCTGCTGGATGCATATAGCCAATATGAACAGGAACTGCCTGATGATGTATGGATTGCGTATAAAGCAAGCATTGTAGAAGCGATAGAGCAATCGTCAACGGTAGCGAAGCTGGTAGCTGAGCTTGATGGAGAAGTTGTAGGCAGTGTATTTGTGTATGCTTCATCCGAAACGGCTTACGGTAGGCCAGAGCTTGGCATCCACTCTCCTGTTATTCGTCTGCTCGGCGTGACAAGCAAGGCACGTGGCAGAGGCGTGGCTACGGCGTTAATTCGAGCCAGCGCTCAATTCGCTAGAGAAAGTGGAGCGCATACGTTGCACCTTCATACCTCGGATATGATGGGGGAGGCTATCCGTCTCTATGAGCGACTGGGCTTTGAACGAGCCTACGATAAAGAATTTACTACAGGGCAGGCGCTAGTCAAGAGCTATTGCTTGCAGCTAGCCAACACTCCACTGCTTCAATAA
- a CDS encoding LLM class flavin-dependent oxidoreductase: MSKPKQLKLGSIILGVGGTMSSWRHPSVPVDASVNLDFYTQQAQTAERGKFDLVFIADGLSINEKSIPHFLNRFEPLTILSALAAVTTRIGLVGTLSSTYSEPFNAARQFASLDHISKGRGGWNLVTSPLEGSAANYSKEQHPSHGDRYEIAEEFLDIVRGLWDSWEDDAFVRNKETGVFFDADKLHALNHEGKHFKVAGPLNIARTKQGQPVVFQAGSSEPGKQLAAKGADAVFTGQNSIEDARAFYQDVKQRTLTEGRGVDDLAIMVGIVPIVEQTDEAAEQRYQESINRIPITEALDVLARFFDHHDFHQYPLDEPFPELGNIGQNSFRSSTDRIKARARELGQTLRQVALEAVAPRTPFIGSPETVADTLQHWFETGAADGFIVHPIRPEDLDVFVDNVVPILQERGVFRNDYEFDTLRGHLGLPIPENRYAQLKEANTAF, from the coding sequence ATGAGTAAACCCAAACAGCTTAAATTAGGCAGTATTATTCTGGGCGTTGGTGGAACGATGTCTAGTTGGCGTCATCCGAGTGTACCCGTGGATGCCAGCGTTAATCTGGACTTTTACACACAGCAGGCACAGACGGCGGAGCGAGGTAAATTCGATCTTGTGTTTATTGCTGACGGATTGTCTATTAATGAAAAGTCCATTCCTCACTTTCTGAATCGCTTCGAGCCATTGACGATTCTGTCCGCGCTTGCGGCAGTCACCACTCGAATCGGGCTGGTGGGGACGTTATCCAGCACGTACAGTGAACCTTTTAACGCAGCTCGTCAGTTTGCTTCTCTTGATCATATCAGCAAGGGACGTGGAGGCTGGAATCTGGTGACATCACCGCTGGAAGGTTCGGCAGCCAATTATAGCAAGGAGCAGCACCCATCTCATGGGGATCGTTACGAGATTGCAGAGGAGTTCTTGGACATTGTGCGTGGTCTCTGGGATTCATGGGAGGATGATGCCTTTGTACGGAACAAGGAGACGGGTGTCTTTTTTGATGCTGATAAGCTACATGCGCTTAATCATGAAGGCAAACATTTCAAGGTAGCGGGGCCACTCAACATTGCACGTACCAAACAGGGACAGCCTGTCGTGTTCCAGGCGGGTTCATCAGAGCCCGGCAAACAACTCGCGGCGAAGGGAGCCGACGCAGTATTTACGGGACAGAACTCCATCGAAGATGCCAGAGCATTCTATCAGGATGTGAAGCAGCGTACGCTTACGGAAGGGCGCGGAGTTGATGACCTTGCCATTATGGTAGGCATTGTTCCCATTGTTGAGCAAACGGACGAGGCGGCGGAGCAGAGATACCAGGAGTCTATAAACCGCATACCGATTACGGAAGCGCTGGATGTGCTGGCCCGGTTCTTCGACCATCATGATTTTCATCAGTACCCGCTGGACGAGCCATTCCCGGAGCTTGGCAATATAGGACAAAACTCATTCCGCAGCAGCACCGATCGCATCAAAGCGAGAGCTCGTGAACTAGGACAGACGTTGCGACAGGTCGCGCTGGAAGCGGTGGCGCCGCGTACTCCTTTTATCGGATCACCTGAGACGGTAGCAGATACGCTACAGCACTGGTTCGAGACGGGAGCAGCCGACGGCTTCATTGTGCATCCGATTAGACCGGAAGACCTTGATGTTTTTGTCGATAACGTTGTGCCCATTTTACAGGAGCGGGGTGTGTTTCGTAACGATTATGAGTTTGACACACTGCGAGGCCATCTCGGGTTGCCAATACCGGAAAATCGTTATGCCCAGCTGAAGGAAGCGAATACCGCATTTTAA
- a CDS encoding LLM class flavin-dependent oxidoreductase gives MSREGQLKLGTSLHGVGSSVSGWRHPDLPADASINIDFYIQQAKRAEAGKLDFVFIADGLHITEKSIPHFLNRFEPLTVLSALAASTRNIGLAGTLSTSYSEPFTVARQFASLDHLSGGRAAWNVVTSPSEGVADNFNKGGHPDHETRYRMAEEYVEVTRGLWDSWEDDALIRDKESGVFFDPEKLHKLNHKGEFYQVAGPLNIARSKQGHPVIFQAGASESGRNFAASTADAVFVHGNSLEEAKTVYDDLKQRAVSHGRKPEDILVLPGIAPIVGHTEEEAQRKYDEVVRLGSVEDAVQYLSRYFDYHDFTQYALDEPFPDLGDFGSNGFRSLTDQIKRDAKEQGLTLREVALHVAQPRPLFFGTPETIADRMQLWFEQQAVDGFIILPTVPNGLEDFVELVVPVLQQRGLFRTEYEHDTLRGNLGLSVPVNRYVAQGS, from the coding sequence ATGTCTAGAGAGGGTCAATTAAAGCTGGGCACATCCTTGCACGGCGTAGGTTCCAGTGTTTCGGGCTGGAGACATCCGGATCTACCGGCAGATGCAAGTATTAATATCGATTTTTATATTCAGCAGGCTAAGCGGGCGGAGGCAGGCAAGCTTGATTTTGTATTTATTGCAGATGGTTTACATATTACCGAGAAGTCAATTCCTCATTTTTTGAATCGTTTTGAGCCACTCACGGTTTTATCTGCCCTGGCAGCATCGACTAGAAACATCGGTCTCGCGGGAACGCTGTCCACTTCCTATAGCGAACCTTTTACCGTGGCTCGTCAGTTTGCGTCTCTGGATCATCTCAGCGGTGGACGTGCAGCGTGGAATGTGGTGACCTCGCCATCGGAGGGTGTGGCCGACAACTTCAACAAGGGAGGCCATCCCGATCATGAAACCCGTTACCGCATGGCAGAAGAGTACGTAGAGGTTACGCGGGGACTGTGGGATTCGTGGGAAGATGATGCGTTAATTCGAGACAAGGAAAGCGGCGTTTTCTTTGATCCGGAGAAGCTGCACAAGCTCAATCATAAGGGTGAGTTTTATCAGGTAGCTGGCCCGCTGAACATCGCGCGTTCGAAACAGGGACATCCCGTCATTTTCCAAGCAGGTGCATCGGAATCAGGGCGGAATTTTGCTGCGAGTACAGCAGATGCTGTCTTTGTTCATGGGAATTCATTGGAGGAAGCCAAGACGGTATATGATGACCTGAAGCAGCGGGCTGTCTCCCACGGACGCAAGCCGGAGGACATTCTGGTTTTGCCAGGCATTGCACCGATTGTAGGGCATACCGAAGAGGAGGCGCAGCGTAAATATGATGAGGTTGTCCGTCTTGGCTCCGTCGAAGATGCGGTTCAATACTTGAGTCGTTACTTCGATTATCATGATTTTACGCAGTATGCTCTGGATGAGCCTTTCCCGGATCTGGGCGATTTCGGCTCTAATGGCTTCCGAAGTCTGACGGATCAGATCAAAAGGGATGCGAAGGAGCAAGGGTTAACGTTGCGCGAGGTTGCTCTACATGTGGCACAGCCCCGCCCCCTATTTTTTGGAACACCTGAAACGATTGCTGACAGGATGCAGCTATGGTTCGAGCAGCAGGCGGTGGACGGCTTTATTATTCTCCCGACGGTACCGAATGGTCTGGAGGATTTTGTAGAGCTGGTTGTACCTGTGCTGCAACAGCGTGGTCTGTTCCGCACGGAGTATGAGCACGATACGTTACGTGGCAATCTGGGACTTTCTGTTCCGGTTAACCGTTATGTTGCTCAGGGTAGCTGA
- a CDS encoding ABC transporter substrate-binding protein translates to MIKGTEGKTAISKVYATQKSRFLMGLMLALVLVLTACGAGAGTNGSNESAATPAETPSNTETQTATGAFPVTLKHMKGELTLDEKPQRIAVLDVKFLDQMLAVGEKPAGSVIAGGNTDFPEYLGDEPKDVQVLGTRDEPNLEAIVALDPDLIIMTDFQEKQYESVSKIAPTLVLDFYEDWRDTLATIAQITDKQDEAEKVRTAYEEKAAGVKAQLTEKMGDETIALIRPRKEGIRVHGIEHRTGEILYKDLGLKMPALVEEIKGDTSVEISMEKVPEIGADRYFVLSDELFAAEAEAMVSNPVWQSLDAVKNNLTYDVNSTLWIAYYGPIAINLIVDQASEALLGSN, encoded by the coding sequence TTGATTAAAGGAACAGAGGGGAAAACGGCGATAAGTAAGGTATACGCTACCCAAAAATCACGATTTTTAATGGGTCTGATGCTGGCACTTGTGCTTGTATTAACGGCTTGTGGTGCCGGAGCAGGTACAAACGGGAGCAATGAGTCTGCTGCAACGCCTGCGGAGACACCTTCGAATACTGAAACTCAAACAGCTACCGGAGCTTTTCCTGTAACGCTCAAACATATGAAGGGTGAGCTAACACTAGACGAGAAACCACAGAGAATTGCTGTGCTTGATGTTAAGTTTCTGGATCAAATGTTAGCTGTTGGCGAGAAGCCGGCAGGTAGTGTTATCGCTGGAGGCAACACCGATTTTCCAGAATACTTAGGTGATGAGCCGAAGGACGTACAGGTTCTGGGTACACGTGACGAGCCTAATCTGGAAGCCATTGTAGCGTTGGACCCGGATCTGATCATCATGACCGACTTCCAAGAGAAACAGTATGAGAGTGTGAGCAAAATCGCACCTACCCTCGTACTCGACTTCTACGAAGACTGGCGCGATACGTTAGCTACGATTGCTCAGATTACAGACAAGCAGGATGAGGCAGAGAAAGTGCGCACAGCGTATGAAGAGAAAGCGGCTGGAGTGAAGGCGCAACTGACAGAGAAAATGGGAGATGAGACGATAGCCCTTATTCGTCCGAGAAAAGAAGGCATTCGTGTTCATGGTATCGAGCATCGTACAGGAGAAATTCTGTATAAGGACTTAGGTTTGAAAATGCCTGCACTTGTTGAGGAGATCAAAGGTGATACTTCTGTTGAAATCTCGATGGAGAAAGTTCCTGAGATCGGCGCAGATCGTTATTTCGTCCTGTCAGATGAGCTGTTTGCAGCAGAGGCAGAGGCAATGGTTAGTAATCCAGTATGGCAATCTCTAGATGCAGTGAAAAACAACCTTACTTATGACGTAAACTCAACTCTATGGATCGCATACTATGGTCCTATCGCGATTAACCTTATTGTAGATCAAGCATCAGAAGCGCTGCTGGGATCGAATTAA
- a CDS encoding (2Fe-2S)-binding protein → MNQYLSSDLWKETVEDHSILLGKPPENSVRIIALSELHDEAVCREYISWFQEYIDAPDMKVAASMLAKRIGYLWTAPLVTAMTFHHQHVSFQLEDSFLYHPTLSPNEGGTRFPFLAVNGLQAEELTGERNVWRERVVQEIFAQQLTPLLQTLAVVAPLSMSILWENIMVRIGPLYTPDEDEEEQNIQNIQADFSYLTQVASGQIFGVRKNPLTRFTYIKDNVPVAKSERITCCFYYQMSGEYCRKCPKIDSENESQLK, encoded by the coding sequence ATGAATCAGTATCTCTCGAGTGACTTATGGAAAGAAACCGTGGAGGATCATTCGATTCTGCTTGGTAAGCCGCCTGAGAATAGTGTTCGTATCATTGCTTTGAGTGAGCTGCATGATGAAGCGGTATGCCGAGAGTATATCAGCTGGTTTCAGGAGTATATTGATGCGCCTGACATGAAGGTTGCCGCTTCCATGTTAGCTAAGCGAATTGGTTATCTGTGGACAGCTCCACTTGTGACCGCAATGACGTTTCATCATCAGCATGTTTCGTTTCAACTGGAGGACAGCTTTCTCTATCATCCGACGCTCTCACCTAATGAGGGCGGTACACGTTTTCCTTTTCTAGCGGTGAATGGGCTTCAAGCAGAAGAACTTACGGGAGAAAGAAACGTGTGGCGGGAAAGGGTAGTACAGGAGATATTTGCACAGCAGCTTACACCGTTGTTACAAACGCTTGCTGTGGTTGCTCCTCTTTCCATGAGCATTCTCTGGGAGAATATTATGGTACGTATTGGCCCGCTGTATACTCCTGATGAAGACGAGGAAGAGCAGAACATTCAGAACATTCAAGCCGATTTTTCGTATCTTACGCAGGTGGCATCTGGGCAAATCTTTGGTGTGAGAAAGAATCCGTTAACACGCTTCACGTACATTAAAGACAATGTTCCAGTTGCGAAAAGCGAACGAATCACGTGTTGTTTCTATTACCAGATGTCAGGGGAATATTGCAGAAAATGTCCGAAGATTGACAGTGAGAATGAATCTCAATTAAAATGA